In Beijerinckiaceae bacterium, the sequence ACGGTCTTTCGGGCATAGGGACTTGATCCCGGCGTCGGCCCGGTCGCGTGAGCGTTTGCCAAATTTTCTGACACAACGCGAAGTCTCGTCGATTGCGCCTCCAGCCCAGAACCGGCAATCTTGATTGCGGCGTCGATAGGATCGATCATGCTCTATCCCTTCAGGCTGGCGATTAGCATTTGATGGAAGGCTTTCACGACGCCCCTGTTTAAGGAGTAAGCGGTGGTGACCTCGCCGGCCTTCAGCAACTCCTGTTCAAGACCAACGGAATTGCCCGAGTGCGTCACTTCCCATGCAGGTCCATCCTTGACGGAGACGTCCTCCGGAGCCATGGGATCGACGCCAATGTGAGCCGTGCTGGTCGCGGCCATCGAAAGCCGCGTGCCATTGTACACGGCCTCAAACGGCACGACGTCGGCGGCCTTGTAGCCCGGCGTATTTGCGTTGGCGATATTCTCCGCAACCGCGATCTGGCGCGCCGACAGCCATCGAGTCCGTTGCGACGCCAGTTCAAAGAGGTGAACCGATTCCATCTACAATCCCGCGCATCATTGTTTCTCAAAGGTAAAATGGAGAACAATTCTTGCTTGGGGCTTACGTGAGCGACCGATGGGCAATCTGTCCGGAAACACGACCTCGCGCGCCCGCGCGGTACAGCTGTTGCCTTGCTCTGGGCTCCGGCCAAGCGTGCAGAAGGCGCCGGCGCGCTGGAAGCTCTCGCCGGTCCCGCGATTAACCCGTGCCGTAAAGATCCAAAGTGTTCAGACGGGCGTCGGTCAATGCGGAGACAAGACGAGCCATGTCCTGCTCCGCACAGCTCGACGATCTACCGAGGGAAAGATATTCAATCGAGACATTGGACTGCAAAGCGCGCAGGATCAGCCTGAAGACGAGCCAAACGGAGTGATAACGAAACTCCATGTCGAGAATAATCGCGGGCGGTGCATGCCACTCA encodes:
- the flgB gene encoding flagellar basal body rod protein FlgB (with FlgF and C makes up the proximal portion of the flagellar basal body rod; Bradyrhizobium have one thick flagellum and several thin flagella; the proteins in this cluster are associated with the thin flagella) — encoded protein: MESVHLFELASQRTRWLSARQIAVAENIANANTPGYKAADVVPFEAVYNGTRLSMAATSTAHIGVDPMAPEDVSVKDGPAWEVTHSGNSVGLEQELLKAGEVTTAYSLNRGVVKAFHQMLIASLKG